One genomic window of Streptobacillus felis includes the following:
- a CDS encoding sugar ABC transporter permease — MAKKSKNTNLYLSDKPPLNFAGKVGLALSYIILTIWALLIIVPLVFMVVASFNGEQEKYLILGSTFKFSLKHYGILFSKTLFLRWVVNTIAIATATALFTLLIVSFTGYVYSRFRFKGKKVSLMAIMLIQVIPAFAGIAAYYTMHQIIVSIFPFFTRTLMLISIYAIGGIAGNTFILKGYIDSISPELDEAARMEGSSNMQVYRLIIMPIARPMLAIIALWSFIGPFMDFLLPRILLTNPKQYTLAAGLFTLISDDRTRLEPVFAAGGILTAIPIVLLFIVLQKQLVSGLSSGSVKG; from the coding sequence ATGGCTAAGAAAAGTAAAAATACTAATTTATATTTATCAGATAAACCACCTTTGAATTTTGCGGGAAAAGTTGGGTTAGCACTTAGTTATATTATTTTAACTATCTGGGCTTTATTAATTATAGTGCCATTAGTTTTCATGGTAGTGGCATCATTTAATGGTGAACAAGAAAAATACCTAATTTTAGGATCAACTTTTAAATTTTCACTAAAACATTATGGAATATTATTTAGCAAAACATTATTCTTAAGATGGGTTGTTAATACTATTGCGATAGCAACAGCTACAGCTTTATTTACATTATTAATAGTATCTTTCACAGGATATGTATATTCAAGATTTAGATTTAAAGGTAAAAAGGTTTCATTAATGGCTATAATGTTAATACAAGTTATACCTGCATTTGCTGGGATAGCTGCATATTACACTATGCATCAAATTATAGTTTCAATATTTCCTTTCTTTACAAGAACTTTAATGTTAATTTCTATTTATGCAATAGGTGGTATTGCAGGAAATACATTTATACTAAAAGGATATATTGATTCAATTTCGCCTGAGTTAGATGAAGCAGCTAGAATGGAAGGTTCATCTAATATGCAAGTATATAGATTAATCATTATGCCTATAGCAAGACCTATGCTTGCAATTATAGCTTTATGGTCATTTATAGGTCCATTTATGGATTTCTTATTACCAAGAATATTACTTACAAATCCTAAACAATATACACTTGCAGCTGGTTTATTTACATTAATTTCTGATGATAGAACAAGACTAGAACCAGTATTTGCTGCAGGAGGAATTTTAACAGCAATACCTATAGTACTATTATTTATAGTACTACAAAAACAATTAGTATCTGGATTAAGTAGTGGATCAGTGAAAGGATAG
- a CDS encoding ABC transporter ATP-binding protein yields the protein MKVELKNVGKKYEGNDVYTLENINLEIEDKDFCVILGPSGCGKSTLLRMIAGLNSITTGELLFDDKIMNKVHSKDRNIAMVFQSYALYPHMTVYDNMAFSLAMRKMDKKMIHERVLEAAKILQIEKYLYSKPSDISGGQRQRVALGRAIVRKPAVFLMDEPLSNLDAKLREHMRIELVKIHRNLDTTTIYVTHDQTEAMTMGTRIVLMNNSVIQQVGKPEEFYNKPQNIFVAKFIGSPTMNIMEGYIKDAHFISNSEEVVIKANDIDKERLREYEGKKVSLGIRSERFLSGEGHENRFAATIEVIEMLGKEKLLYCKLTDGTNLVVTMPGHYNYEIGEVHNFGFDTEALHFFDENGNRI from the coding sequence ATGAAAGTAGAATTAAAAAATGTAGGAAAAAAATATGAAGGAAATGATGTATATACATTAGAAAATATTAACTTAGAAATAGAAGACAAAGATTTTTGTGTTATCTTAGGTCCATCAGGATGTGGTAAATCGACTTTACTAAGAATGATAGCAGGATTAAATTCTATAACAACAGGAGAATTATTATTTGATGATAAAATCATGAATAAAGTACATTCAAAAGATAGAAATATAGCTATGGTTTTCCAAAGTTATGCACTTTATCCACATATGACAGTTTATGATAATATGGCATTCTCATTAGCTATGAGAAAAATGGATAAAAAAATGATACATGAAAGAGTTTTAGAGGCAGCAAAAATTTTACAAATTGAAAAATATCTTTATTCAAAACCTTCTGATATTTCTGGAGGACAAAGACAAAGGGTTGCATTAGGACGTGCAATAGTTAGAAAACCAGCAGTATTCTTAATGGATGAGCCTTTATCTAACTTAGATGCTAAGTTAAGAGAACATATGAGAATAGAGTTAGTTAAAATACATAGAAATTTAGACACTACAACTATATATGTTACTCATGACCAAACTGAAGCTATGACTATGGGAACTAGAATAGTATTAATGAATAATAGTGTTATTCAACAAGTTGGTAAACCAGAAGAATTTTACAACAAACCACAAAATATATTTGTAGCTAAATTTATAGGGTCACCTACTATGAATATTATGGAAGGATATATAAAAGATGCTCACTTCATTTCAAATTCTGAAGAGGTAGTTATTAAAGCTAACGATATAGATAAAGAAAGATTAAGAGAATATGAAGGTAAAAAAGTATCTTTAGGTATTAGATCTGAAAGATTCTTAAGTGGTGAAGGACATGAAAATAGATTTGCTGCTACTATAGAAGTAATAGAAATGTTAGGAAAAGAAAAATTACTTTATTGTAAATTAACTGACGGAACTAACTTAGTAGTTACAATGCCAGGACATTATAACTATGAAATAGGAGAAGTACA
- a CDS encoding ABC transporter permease subunit: MNHKVYDSLDNPHARKNLYLKDVADGITTNKASHAYNVEMKKLLEEEKIYLSALNKLKASEKTTLLSKYDKKEASLRLELFEAEKIGTFYVGKEDKSYDFELESKKNKIKIDRLPSIIELYSDSIREKKDLQLKLSTLSKQDDELKVKEFESKKSKLTEEFKSNVDKLKNSHSEGLISKKALKTQIEQLKMELKDKLEVLKLDIPSEAIKSRISVLNYLSTVEVKSRYKIMQQDIADLYRKIPVEIESINKTPALLSILFPGLGQYHNKQYFKAALFFIGLLFIYFVAIPYTLGYGNYRGEGIRGLMTLAKNGKKLDKSIIFMIEGIISIILILFTITISLLSYKDAKDVMVDKLRGVRPRTAFETIESLKEDGFPYIVSISSFILLIFVVILPIMTTILLSFAGMDPNNQSKFSWIGLENYKLLLTGTGIAGGPFWLILGWTLIWTLFATTLAITVGFGLALLANNERIKGKTLYRTIYLLPWAVPAFITIMFFSIMSSRTGQITKMLEFILGGDWAIKNSTTLTRIALISLQTWLGSSYVFLLSTGVLQGIPSDLYEAADIDGATAWQKLSRITIPLVLFQTAPLLIGQYTFNFNNFSIIYLFNGGGPFDPSKYGNLAGSTDLLISYIYKLTIEKQYQSIGAAITVFISIGLMFVAYLGFKNSKAFKEGK; encoded by the coding sequence ATGAATCATAAAGTCTATGATAGTTTAGATAATCCTCATGCAAGGAAAAATCTTTATTTAAAAGATGTAGCTGATGGTATTACTACAAACAAAGCTTCACATGCATATAATGTGGAAATGAAAAAGTTACTTGAAGAAGAAAAAATATACCTTTCTGCATTAAATAAATTAAAAGCATCTGAGAAAACTACTTTATTATCAAAATATGATAAAAAAGAAGCAAGTTTAAGATTAGAATTATTTGAAGCAGAAAAAATAGGTACTTTTTATGTAGGTAAAGAGGATAAAAGTTATGACTTTGAATTAGAATCAAAGAAAAACAAAATAAAAATAGATAGATTACCTAGTATAATAGAATTATACAGTGATTCAATTAGAGAAAAGAAAGACTTACAACTAAAGTTATCAACTCTTTCAAAACAAGATGACGAATTAAAAGTCAAAGAGTTTGAATCTAAAAAGTCAAAATTGACTGAAGAATTTAAATCTAATGTTGACAAATTAAAAAATAGTCATAGTGAAGGTTTAATTTCTAAAAAAGCATTAAAAACTCAAATAGAACAATTGAAAATGGAATTAAAAGATAAGCTAGAAGTATTAAAACTTGATATTCCTAGTGAAGCAATAAAAAGTAGAATAAGTGTTTTAAATTATTTATCTACTGTAGAAGTTAAATCAAGATATAAGATTATGCAACAAGATATTGCAGATTTATATAGAAAAATACCAGTAGAAATAGAATCAATTAATAAAACACCTGCACTATTATCAATATTATTCCCAGGACTAGGACAATATCATAATAAACAATACTTTAAGGCAGCATTATTCTTTATAGGATTATTATTTATATATTTTGTTGCTATTCCTTATACTCTAGGATATGGAAACTATAGAGGTGAGGGAATAAGAGGTTTAATGACACTAGCAAAAAATGGTAAAAAATTAGATAAATCTATCATATTCATGATAGAAGGTATAATTTCAATTATTTTAATATTATTTACTATAACTATTTCTTTATTATCATATAAAGATGCAAAAGATGTAATGGTAGATAAATTAAGAGGAGTTAGACCAAGAACAGCATTTGAAACTATAGAATCATTAAAAGAAGATGGATTCCCTTACATAGTTTCTATAAGTTCATTTATATTATTAATATTTGTTGTTATTTTACCTATAATGACTACAATATTACTTTCATTTGCAGGTATGGATCCTAATAATCAATCTAAATTTAGTTGGATAGGACTTGAAAACTATAAACTATTACTTACAGGAACAGGTATAGCAGGAGGACCTTTCTGGTTAATCTTAGGATGGACATTAATTTGGACATTATTTGCAACAACACTTGCAATTACTGTAGGATTTGGTCTTGCATTACTTGCAAATAACGAAAGAATTAAAGGTAAAACATTATATAGAACTATTTATTTATTACCATGGGCCGTTCCAGCATTTATTACAATAATGTTCTTTAGTATTATGTCTTCTAGAACAGGTCAAATAACTAAAATGCTTGAATTTATACTGGGTGGAGACTGGGCTATTAAAAATAGTACAACTTTAACTAGAATAGCTTTAATTTCATTACAAACATGGCTTGGAAGTTCATATGTATTCCTATTATCAACAGGTGTATTACAAGGTATACCTTCAGATTTATATGAAGCTGCAGATATAGATGGTGCAACAGCTTGGCAAAAATTATCAAGAATTACTATACCTCTAGTATTATTCCAAACAGCTCCATTATTAATAGGACAATATACATTTAACTTTAATAATTTCTCTATAATTTATCTATTTAATGGTGGAGGTCCTTTTGATCCATCTAAATATGGTAACTTAGCAGGAAGTACAGATTTATTAATTTCATATATATATAAATTAACTATAGAAAAACAATATCAATCTATAGGGGCTGCAATAACAGTATTTATATCTATAGGATTAATGTTTGTAGCATATTTAGGATTTAAAAACTCTAAAGCTTTCAAGGAGGGTAAATAA